Proteins encoded by one window of Bacillus rossius redtenbacheri isolate Brsri chromosome 3, Brsri_v3, whole genome shotgun sequence:
- the LOC134530857 gene encoding small nuclear ribonucleoprotein-associated protein B-like: protein MSCKVLAIVALTLLAAAVSGTHGVFVSAGTGFGPSLGFPPFGFPPFGFPPFGPFGFAGLPFGSGVSVGFGGPLGFGRHFSFGFGPGGFFGSGAPGEVKTFSVKPGEAVVIPSPDGRGGVTFFSGGGPGGGFTSMFTSTTF from the exons ATGAGCTGCAAG GTGCTGGCGATTGTGGCGCTGACGCTCCTCGCTGCGGCCGTCAGCGGGACCCACGGCGTCTTCGTGAGCGCAGGGACGGGCTTCGGGCCCTCGCTCGGCTTCCCGCCCTTCGGCTTCCCGCCCTTCGGCTTCCCGCCCTTCGGGCCGTTCGGCTTCGCCGGCCTGCCGTTCGGCAGCGGCGTGAGCGTGGGCTTCGGCGGGCCGCTCGGCTTCGGCCGCCACTTCTCGTTCGGCTTCGGGCCGGGCGGGTTCTTCGGGTCGGGCGCGCCCGGGGAGGTGAAGACCTTCTCGGTGAAGCCGGGCGAGGCCGTGGTCATCCCGAGCCCCGACGGCCGCGGGGGGGTCACCTTCTTCTCGGGGGGCGGGCCGGGCGGCGGCTTCACCAGCATGTTCACCAGCACCACCTTCTAG